The following proteins are co-located in the Silene latifolia isolate original U9 population chromosome 1, ASM4854445v1, whole genome shotgun sequence genome:
- the LOC141605446 gene encoding pleckstrin homology domain-containing protein 1 — MSSLWRAALDRITGSEPGSPNPDHDGVQFWSEPERAGWLTKQGEYIKTWRRRWFVLKQGKLFWFKESVITRSSKPRGVIPVSSCLTVKGAEDVLNRQFAFELSTRNDTMYFIADSEKDKEDWINSIGRSIVQHSRSVTDREIVDYDSNQ; from the coding sequence ATGTCTAGCCTATGGCGAGCCGCTTTAGATCGGATAACCGGAAGCGAACCCGGTTCCCCCAACCCAGACCACGACGGGGTCCAATTCTGGTCCGAACCAGAGCGAGCCGGTTGGTTAACCAAGCAAGGCGAGTACATCAAAACCTGGCGACGCCGTTGGTTCGTCCTTAAACAAGGCAAATTATTCTGGTTCAAGGAGAGTGTCATCACGCGGTCCTCTAAGCCGCGTGGTGTTATCCCCGTGTCTTCTTGTCTCACCGTTAAAGGTGCGGAGGATGTTTTGAACCGACAATTTGCTTTCGAGCTTTCGACGAGGAATGATACTATGTACTTTATTGCTGATTCTGAGAAGGATAAGGAGGATTGGATTAATTCAATTGGTAGGTCTATTGTTCAACACTCGAGATCTGTTACTGATCGTGAGATTGTTGATTATGATAGTAATCAATGA